In Streptomyces hawaiiensis, one genomic interval encodes:
- a CDS encoding carbohydrate ABC transporter permease yields MLSHWRQYLAISPFFLVFGVFSFFPVFYSLYLAFQRWDGLGTVQFVGLQQFRFLWDDPVFWLSIRNTLVIWVLSTVPTLFGALVLATLLHSVRRFKGFYRIALYIPNVTSIVAVSIFFGAVFSNNFGLVNAILGTVGISPVPWLSNPWLIKLVIALLMTWMWTGYNMIIYLAGLQAIPTQIYEAARLDGAGPIRTFFQITMPILRPIILFTVIISTINGLQSFSEPQVLFGSNAANPNLGGPGQAGLTTLLYFYQSAFVNNDYGYGAAIVWAFFVLIMVLVVVNWRVVQRGRKS; encoded by the coding sequence GTGCTGTCCCACTGGCGGCAGTACCTCGCGATCTCGCCCTTCTTCCTGGTCTTCGGCGTCTTCTCGTTCTTCCCGGTCTTCTACTCGCTGTACCTCGCCTTCCAGCGCTGGGACGGCCTGGGCACCGTGCAGTTCGTGGGACTGCAGCAGTTCCGGTTCCTGTGGGACGACCCGGTCTTCTGGCTGTCGATCCGCAACACCCTGGTGATCTGGGTGCTGTCCACCGTTCCCACCCTGTTCGGCGCCCTGGTGCTGGCGACGCTGCTGCATTCGGTACGCCGCTTCAAGGGCTTCTACCGCATCGCCCTCTACATACCGAACGTCACCTCGATCGTCGCCGTGTCGATCTTCTTCGGTGCGGTGTTCAGCAACAACTTCGGCCTGGTCAACGCGATTCTGGGCACGGTCGGCATCTCACCCGTCCCGTGGCTGAGCAATCCGTGGCTGATCAAACTGGTCATCGCGCTGCTGATGACCTGGATGTGGACCGGCTACAACATGATCATCTACCTGGCCGGCCTCCAGGCCATCCCCACCCAGATCTACGAGGCGGCCAGGCTGGACGGCGCCGGTCCGATCCGTACGTTCTTCCAGATCACCATGCCGATCCTGCGGCCCATCATCCTGTTCACCGTCATCATCTCGACCATCAACGGCCTGCAGAGCTTCAGCGAACCGCAGGTGCTGTTCGGCAGCAACGCCGCGAACCCGAACCTGGGCGGTCCCGGCCAGGCGGGCCTGACCACGCTGCTGTACTTCTACCAGTCGGCCTTCGTCAACAACGACTACGGCTACGGCGCGGCCATCGTGTGGGCCTTCTTCGTACTGATCATGGTGCTGGTCGTCGTCAACTGGCGCGTCGTCCAGCGCGGGAGGAAGTCATGA
- a CDS encoding extracellular solute-binding protein has protein sequence MDLSRRGFLQAAALTAAASGLTVACGGGSGSAGGKNGKNLTLWYWGGALSDKVVAEAKTHFSGQVKLTAASIGGDFKQKLTTTLAAGASVPDITGIKGEDMASFLPNANRFLDLNDLGFKKIASQYLDWKTKLARTEDGRQIGFPIDIGPTALFYRADLFDKAGLPTDPDKVAARAGTWEEYFALGTELGKKVPGTYLVNNISSVFNIAVGQGSARFIDQDNHFIGDQDHIRTAWDTAIRPYTLGIDAKINDNTWNAAIGKSLSTELGAAWHALDIEQAAPKTKGKWRVCATPGGPANQGGSYLALPKQCRNPEEAFKIISWILSPENDARGFTDAAIFPAAPAAYAMPAMTGGDPFFGGQKVIEVFGPAAKAIPASYEAPADAAVMAPFMTELSSIEAKGKKPADAWKDAVAQARQIARRQGVN, from the coding sequence GTGGACCTTTCTCGTAGAGGCTTCCTCCAGGCCGCCGCCCTGACCGCGGCCGCCTCCGGTCTGACCGTCGCATGCGGCGGCGGATCGGGATCGGCCGGCGGCAAGAACGGCAAGAACCTCACCTTGTGGTACTGGGGAGGCGCGCTCAGCGACAAGGTGGTCGCCGAGGCGAAGACGCACTTCAGCGGCCAGGTCAAGCTGACCGCCGCCTCCATCGGCGGCGACTTCAAGCAGAAGCTGACCACCACCCTCGCGGCGGGCGCCTCCGTGCCCGACATCACCGGCATCAAGGGCGAGGACATGGCGTCCTTCCTGCCCAACGCGAACCGCTTCCTCGACCTGAACGACCTCGGCTTTAAGAAGATCGCGTCCCAGTACCTGGACTGGAAGACCAAGCTCGCCCGGACCGAGGACGGCCGGCAGATCGGCTTCCCGATCGACATCGGCCCCACCGCGCTCTTCTACCGCGCGGACCTGTTCGACAAGGCCGGGCTGCCCACCGACCCCGACAAGGTCGCCGCCCGGGCCGGGACCTGGGAGGAGTACTTCGCGCTCGGCACCGAGCTGGGCAAGAAGGTGCCGGGCACCTACCTGGTCAACAACATCAGCTCGGTGTTCAACATCGCGGTCGGCCAGGGCAGCGCGCGGTTCATCGACCAGGACAACCACTTCATCGGCGACCAGGACCACATCCGCACCGCCTGGGACACGGCGATCCGCCCCTACACCCTGGGCATCGACGCCAAGATCAACGACAACACCTGGAACGCCGCCATCGGCAAGAGCCTGTCCACCGAACTCGGCGCGGCCTGGCACGCCCTGGACATCGAGCAGGCGGCCCCGAAGACCAAGGGCAAGTGGCGGGTCTGCGCAACGCCCGGCGGGCCGGCCAACCAGGGCGGCTCCTATCTGGCCCTGCCCAAGCAGTGCCGGAACCCCGAAGAGGCATTCAAGATCATCAGCTGGATCCTCAGCCCGGAGAACGACGCCCGCGGCTTCACCGACGCCGCCATCTTCCCCGCCGCGCCGGCGGCCTACGCCATGCCGGCCATGACGGGCGGCGACCCCTTCTTCGGCGGGCAGAAGGTCATCGAGGTCTTCGGCCCGGCCGCCAAGGCCATCCCGGCCAGCTACGAGGCACCGGCCGACGCCGCCGTCATGGCGCCTTTCATGACCGAACTGTCCAGCATCGAGGCCAAGGGCAAGAAGCCCGCGGACGCCTGGAAGGACGCGGTCGCCCAGGCCCGGCAGATCGCCCGGCGGCAGGGGGTGAACTGA
- a CDS encoding carbohydrate kinase family protein encodes MDDDRPDVLLTGLLFYDLVLTGLGKPPTPGEEIWTRGMGCGPGGIANLAVAASRFGLTTSLATVFGDDFYGAYCRDVLGGQEGVDLSLSRTADHWPTPVTVSVAHGTDRALLTHGQEPPYSQDELMGDPPEARTALVHLEAEPCEWLAKAAANGTHIYADVGWDPAQEWPTALLDQLALCHAFLPNETEAMAYTRTDSAVAALGTLSELVPVAVVTRGGDGALAVDQITGEYAEVPALDTDVLDATGAGDVFGASFVAASLGGWPLAERLRFAVLAAGLSVRHHGGALAAPGWYGVERWWRSQSDPELRRAYGFLADRIPADPGPPVHHAPVTPPSPHTPVGPRAS; translated from the coding sequence GTGGATGATGACCGGCCCGATGTGCTGCTGACCGGGCTGCTCTTCTACGACCTCGTCCTCACGGGGCTCGGCAAGCCGCCGACGCCGGGCGAGGAGATCTGGACCCGGGGCATGGGCTGCGGCCCGGGCGGCATCGCGAACCTCGCCGTGGCCGCTTCCCGCTTCGGCCTCACGACCTCTCTGGCCACGGTGTTCGGCGACGACTTCTACGGCGCGTACTGCCGGGACGTCCTGGGCGGCCAGGAAGGCGTCGACCTCTCGCTCTCCCGTACGGCGGACCACTGGCCGACCCCGGTCACCGTCTCCGTCGCCCACGGCACCGACCGGGCCCTGCTCACCCACGGCCAGGAGCCGCCGTACTCGCAGGACGAGCTGATGGGCGACCCGCCCGAGGCGCGGACCGCCCTGGTGCACCTCGAGGCCGAGCCGTGCGAGTGGCTCGCCAAGGCCGCCGCGAACGGCACACACATCTACGCCGACGTCGGCTGGGACCCCGCCCAGGAGTGGCCGACGGCCCTCCTGGACCAGCTGGCCCTGTGCCACGCCTTCCTCCCTAACGAGACCGAGGCGATGGCCTACACCCGCACCGACAGCGCGGTGGCCGCGCTCGGCACGCTCTCCGAGCTGGTGCCGGTCGCCGTGGTGACCCGGGGCGGGGACGGCGCCCTCGCCGTCGACCAGATCACCGGCGAATACGCCGAGGTCCCGGCCCTGGACACCGACGTCCTGGACGCGACGGGCGCCGGGGACGTCTTCGGCGCGAGCTTCGTCGCGGCCTCCCTCGGCGGCTGGCCGCTGGCGGAGCGGCTGCGGTTCGCGGTGCTCGCGGCCGGGCTGTCGGTCCGGCACCACGGCGGCGCCCTCGCGGCCCCCGGCTGGTACGGCGTCGAACGCTGGTGGCGCTCCCAGAGCGACCCGGAACTGCGACGGGCCTACGGCTTCCTGGCCGACCGCATTCCGGCCGACCCCGGCCCGCCCGTGCACCACGCCCCCGTCACCCCGCCGAGCCCTCACACCCCCGTCGGTCCGCGCGCCTCCTGA
- a CDS encoding DeoR/GlpR family DNA-binding transcription regulator: MLAERRHQLILRALRAGGPAAVTDLSEQLGVSPATIRRDLVKLEEDGLLTRVHGGAVVEEGDQPFAEVAEVRVTEKDAIAERAAAMIRDGQSVLLDIGTTAYRLARQLHGRRLTVITSNLVVYEELADDEGIELVLLGGMVRREYRSLVGFLTEDNLRQLHADWLFLGTSGVRPGGQVMDTTVVEVPVKRAMIKAGEKVVLLADAAKFPGHGMAKVCGPEDLDAVVTNEPVDAATRASFQEAGVEVVVAGRVHT, encoded by the coding sequence GTGCTGGCAGAACGACGACACCAACTCATCCTGCGGGCCCTCCGGGCCGGCGGGCCCGCGGCCGTGACCGACCTCTCAGAGCAGCTGGGCGTGAGCCCTGCCACAATCAGGCGTGACCTGGTCAAACTGGAAGAAGACGGACTACTCACGCGCGTACACGGCGGCGCCGTCGTGGAGGAGGGCGACCAGCCCTTCGCCGAGGTGGCCGAGGTGCGCGTCACCGAGAAGGACGCCATAGCCGAACGCGCCGCCGCCATGATCAGGGACGGCCAGTCGGTGCTGCTGGACATCGGGACGACGGCCTACCGCCTGGCCCGGCAGCTGCACGGCCGGCGGCTCACCGTGATCACCAGCAACCTGGTGGTCTACGAGGAACTCGCCGACGACGAGGGCATCGAGCTGGTCCTGCTCGGCGGCATGGTCCGCCGCGAGTACCGCTCCCTGGTCGGCTTCCTCACCGAGGACAACCTGCGTCAGCTGCACGCCGACTGGCTCTTCCTCGGCACCAGCGGGGTGCGGCCCGGCGGGCAGGTCATGGACACGACGGTCGTGGAGGTGCCGGTCAAGCGCGCCATGATCAAGGCCGGCGAGAAGGTGGTCCTGCTCGCCGACGCTGCGAAGTTCCCGGGCCACGGGATGGCGAAGGTCTGCGGTCCCGAGGACCTGGACGCGGTGGTGACGAACGAGCCGGTCGACGCGGCGACGCGGGCCTCCTTCCAGGAGGCGGGCGTCGAGGTGGTCGTGGCGGGAAGGGTGCACACGTGA
- a CDS encoding 6-phospho-beta-glucosidase, whose product MKLTILGGGGFRVPLVYGALLADHAEGRVTHVVLHDLDAGRLSAVTRVLAEQAAGVPDAPEVSATTDLDEALRGADFVFSAIRVGGLEGRANDERVALAEGVLGQETVGAGGIAYGLRTVPVAVDIAQRVARLAPDAWVINFTNPAGLVTEAMSRHLGNRVIGICDSPVGLGRRIARVLGVRNPGEAWIDYVGLNHLGWVRGLRVAGRDELPRLLADPDLLGSFEEGKLFGADWLRSLGAIPNEYLHYYYFNREAVRAYQQAEKTRGAFLHGQQARFYAEMRDPGAPALKVWDRTRAEREATYMAENRETAGAGERDEDDLSGGYEKVALALMRAIARDERTTLILNVRNERTLSVLDTDAVIEVPCLVDANGAHPVTVDPLPDHATGLVCAVKAVEREVLAAAGSGSRATAVKAFALHPLVDSVNVARRLVEGYAEVHPGLAYLR is encoded by the coding sequence GTGAAGCTGACGATTCTGGGCGGCGGAGGATTCCGCGTGCCGCTGGTGTACGGAGCGCTCCTGGCGGACCACGCCGAGGGCCGGGTGACCCATGTCGTCCTGCACGATCTGGACGCCGGACGACTGTCGGCGGTGACACGGGTCCTCGCCGAACAGGCGGCCGGCGTCCCCGACGCGCCCGAGGTGAGCGCCACCACCGACCTGGACGAGGCCCTGCGCGGCGCCGACTTCGTGTTCTCCGCGATCCGCGTCGGCGGCTTGGAGGGACGCGCGAACGACGAACGTGTGGCCCTGGCCGAGGGCGTGCTGGGCCAGGAGACGGTGGGCGCGGGTGGCATCGCCTACGGCCTGCGCACGGTCCCGGTCGCCGTCGACATCGCGCAGCGGGTGGCCCGGCTCGCGCCCGACGCCTGGGTCATCAACTTCACCAACCCGGCCGGCCTGGTCACCGAGGCCATGTCCCGCCATCTCGGCAACCGCGTCATCGGCATCTGTGACTCCCCGGTCGGTCTCGGCCGCCGTATCGCCCGGGTGCTCGGCGTGCGGAACCCGGGCGAGGCGTGGATCGACTACGTCGGCCTCAACCACCTCGGCTGGGTGCGAGGCCTGCGCGTCGCCGGCCGCGACGAGCTCCCGCGCCTGCTCGCCGACCCCGACCTGCTCGGCTCCTTCGAGGAGGGCAAGCTCTTCGGCGCCGACTGGCTTCGGTCCCTGGGCGCGATCCCCAACGAGTACCTGCACTACTACTACTTCAACCGGGAAGCCGTACGCGCCTACCAGCAGGCCGAGAAGACCCGCGGCGCCTTCCTGCATGGCCAGCAGGCCCGCTTCTACGCCGAGATGCGCGACCCGGGCGCCCCCGCCCTGAAGGTGTGGGACCGCACCCGCGCCGAGCGTGAGGCCACCTACATGGCCGAGAACCGCGAGACCGCGGGCGCGGGCGAGCGCGACGAGGACGACCTGTCCGGCGGCTACGAGAAGGTGGCCCTCGCGCTGATGCGGGCGATCGCCCGGGACGAGCGCACCACCCTGATCCTCAACGTCCGCAACGAGCGCACCCTGTCGGTCCTGGACACGGACGCCGTCATCGAGGTCCCCTGTCTCGTCGACGCCAACGGTGCCCACCCCGTCACGGTCGACCCGCTGCCAGACCACGCCACCGGCCTGGTCTGCGCGGTCAAGGCCGTCGAGCGCGAGGTGCTGGCCGCCGCCGGCTCCGGCTCCCGCGCGACGGCTGTGAAGGCCTTCGCCCTGCACCCGCTCGTCGACTCCGTCAACGTGGCCCGCAGGCTGGTCGAGGGCTACGCCGAGGTCCACCCCGGGCTCGCGTACCTTAGGTGA
- a CDS encoding alpha-mannosidase, whose product MHDESRRIEERVQRLHDQRIKNAVYAATVPFEVGAWQAPGEPVPFEEAAAASYEPFAMGTPWGPPWGTTWFRMRGRVPDEWAGKRVEAVIDLGFVGDWPGNQAEALVHLTDGTPLKAVNPLNQYVAIANPAQGGETIDYLVEAASNPDILADNFSKTTPLGDKLTAGDKPLYTFRAADIAVLDEEVFHLDLDVQVLRELMLELGEHDPRRHEIAHALDRAMDLLDLDDVSGSAAAVREALKPVLSKPAHASAHTISGVGHAHIDSAWLWPIRETKRKTSRTFSNVTSLADEYDDFIFACSQAQQYEWVRDNYPKVWARIQESVEKGQWAPVGGMWVEADGNLPGGEAVARQFIHGKRFFIEHFGIETKGVWLPDSFGYNAAYPQLAKLAGNEWFLTQKISWNQTNRFPHHTFWWEGIDGTRIFTHFPPVDTYNARFSGEEMSRAVRNYSEKGGASRSLAPFGWGDGGGGPTREIMERARRLADLEGSAKVVVEHPDEFFAKAREEYPDAPVWVGELYLELHRATYTSQARTKQGNRRSEHLLREAELWATTAALHAPGYTYPHEKLDRLWKTVLLHQFHDILPGSSIAWVHREAEAEYARVAQELHALTAEAVAALGAGDTRVFNTSPYDRADVVRTADGAPVYVEVPASGSASLADTAPPQPVTVDGRVLDNGLVRVEVAEDGTLSSVRDLRAGREVLAEPGNLLRLHTDLPNYWDAWDIDKHYKNRYTDLLDVSSVTVVEQDPLIGAIRVERAFGKGSTITQTITVRAGSPRIDIETDIDWHEAEKILKAAFPVDIRAPHSSAEIQFGHIQRPTHTNTTWEAARFEVSGHRWVHLGEPGYGVAVINDSTYGHDVSRTVREDGGTTTTVRLSLVRAPRIPDPEADQGRHRFTYALLPGATIEDAVAEGYALNLPLRVAQAAGAPEPVVSTEGEGITVEAVKLADDASGDVVVRLYESRGGRATGTLRTGFPLAGAQITDLLERPLQDAEVADGAVAVTLRPFQILTLRLRRG is encoded by the coding sequence ATGCACGACGAAAGCCGCCGCATCGAGGAGCGCGTGCAGCGCCTTCACGACCAGCGCATCAAGAACGCGGTCTACGCGGCCACCGTCCCCTTCGAGGTGGGGGCCTGGCAGGCCCCGGGGGAGCCGGTCCCGTTCGAGGAGGCCGCCGCCGCCTCCTACGAGCCGTTCGCGATGGGCACCCCCTGGGGCCCGCCCTGGGGCACCACCTGGTTCCGCATGCGCGGCCGGGTGCCGGACGAGTGGGCGGGCAAGCGCGTCGAGGCCGTCATCGACCTCGGCTTCGTCGGCGACTGGCCCGGCAACCAGGCCGAGGCCCTGGTCCACCTCACCGACGGCACCCCGCTCAAGGCCGTCAACCCGCTCAACCAGTACGTCGCGATCGCCAACCCCGCGCAGGGCGGCGAGACGATCGACTACCTGGTCGAGGCCGCCTCCAACCCGGACATCCTCGCGGACAACTTCTCGAAGACCACGCCCCTCGGCGACAAGCTCACCGCGGGCGACAAGCCGCTCTACACCTTCCGCGCGGCCGACATCGCCGTCCTCGACGAGGAGGTCTTCCACCTCGACCTCGACGTCCAGGTGCTGCGCGAGCTGATGCTGGAGCTCGGCGAGCACGACCCGCGCCGCCACGAGATCGCGCACGCCCTGGACCGGGCGATGGATCTGCTCGACCTGGACGACGTCTCCGGCTCGGCCGCCGCCGTGCGCGAGGCGCTGAAGCCGGTGCTGTCCAAGCCCGCGCACGCCAGTGCGCACACGATCTCCGGCGTCGGCCACGCCCACATCGACTCCGCCTGGCTCTGGCCGATCCGCGAGACCAAGCGCAAGACGTCCCGCACCTTCTCCAACGTCACCTCGCTCGCCGACGAGTACGACGACTTCATCTTCGCCTGCTCCCAGGCCCAGCAGTACGAGTGGGTGCGCGACAACTACCCGAAGGTCTGGGCCCGCATCCAGGAGTCGGTCGAGAAGGGCCAGTGGGCACCGGTCGGCGGCATGTGGGTGGAGGCCGACGGCAACCTGCCCGGCGGCGAGGCCGTCGCCCGCCAGTTCATCCACGGCAAGCGGTTCTTCATCGAGCACTTCGGCATCGAGACCAAGGGCGTGTGGCTGCCGGACTCCTTCGGCTACAACGCGGCCTATCCGCAGCTGGCCAAGCTCGCCGGGAACGAGTGGTTCCTCACCCAGAAGATCTCCTGGAACCAGACCAACAGGTTCCCCCACCACACCTTCTGGTGGGAGGGCATCGACGGCACCCGCATCTTCACGCACTTCCCGCCGGTCGACACCTACAACGCCCGCTTCAGCGGCGAGGAGATGTCCCGCGCGGTCCGCAACTACTCGGAGAAGGGCGGCGCCTCCCGCTCCCTGGCCCCCTTCGGCTGGGGCGACGGCGGCGGCGGCCCCACCCGCGAGATCATGGAACGCGCCCGCCGGCTGGCGGACCTGGAGGGCTCCGCGAAGGTCGTCGTCGAACACCCCGACGAGTTCTTCGCCAAGGCCCGCGAGGAGTACCCGGACGCGCCCGTGTGGGTCGGCGAGCTCTACCTGGAGCTGCACCGCGCCACCTACACCTCCCAGGCCCGCACCAAGCAGGGCAACCGCCGCTCCGAGCACCTCCTGCGCGAGGCCGAGCTCTGGGCGACCACGGCCGCCCTGCACGCGCCGGGCTACACCTACCCGCACGAGAAGCTGGACCGGCTCTGGAAGACGGTGCTGCTGCACCAGTTCCACGACATCCTGCCCGGCTCCTCCATCGCCTGGGTGCACCGCGAGGCCGAGGCCGAGTACGCGCGCGTCGCGCAGGAGCTGCACGCGCTGACCGCCGAGGCGGTGGCCGCGCTGGGCGCCGGAGACACCCGCGTCTTCAACACCAGCCCCTACGACCGCGCCGACGTGGTCCGCACCGCCGACGGCGCACCGGTGTATGTGGAGGTGCCCGCGAGCGGCTCCGCGTCCCTCGCCGACACCGCGCCCCCGCAGCCGGTGACGGTGGACGGCCGGGTCCTCGACAACGGGCTCGTCCGGGTGGAGGTGGCCGAGGACGGCACCCTGTCCTCCGTCCGCGACCTGCGCGCCGGCCGCGAGGTGCTCGCCGAGCCGGGCAACCTGCTCCGTCTGCACACCGACCTGCCCAACTACTGGGACGCCTGGGACATCGACAAGCACTACAAGAACCGCTACACCGACCTCCTGGACGTCTCGTCCGTCACAGTCGTCGAGCAGGACCCGCTGATCGGCGCGATCCGCGTCGAGCGGGCCTTCGGCAAGGGCTCCACGATCACCCAGACGATCACCGTCCGCGCCGGCAGCCCCCGGATCGACATCGAGACGGACATCGACTGGCACGAGGCCGAGAAGATCCTCAAGGCGGCCTTCCCGGTCGACATCCGCGCCCCGCACTCCTCCGCCGAGATCCAGTTCGGCCACATCCAGCGCCCCACCCACACCAACACCACCTGGGAGGCGGCCCGCTTCGAGGTCTCCGGCCACCGCTGGGTGCACCTCGGCGAACCCGGCTACGGCGTCGCCGTCATCAACGACTCGACGTACGGCCACGACGTCTCCCGCACGGTCCGCGAGGACGGCGGCACCACGACCACCGTCCGCCTCAGCCTGGTCCGCGCCCCGCGCATCCCGGACCCCGAGGCCGACCAGGGCCGCCACCGCTTCACCTACGCGCTGCTGCCCGGCGCGACCATCGAGGACGCCGTCGCCGAGGGCTACGCCCTCAACCTGCCGCTCCGGGTGGCGCAGGCGGCCGGCGCCCCCGAACCGGTCGTCTCCACCGAGGGCGAGGGCATCACCGTGGAAGCGGTCAAGCTCGCCGACGACGCCTCCGGCGATGTCGTCGTACGCCTCTACGAGTCCCGCGGCGGTCGCGCGACCGGCACCCTGCGCACCGGGTTCCCGCTCGCGGGCGCGCAGATCACCGACCTGCTGGAGCGACCGCTTCAGGACGCCGAGGTCGCCGACGGCGCCGTGGCCGTCACGCTGCGGCCCTTCCAGATCCTCACCCTGCGCCTGCGAAGGGGCTGA
- a CDS encoding cupin domain-containing protein encodes MTTTQNETGNSGDFAPVLIRAAAAETTRDPSSVMTLLADSRDTGGRLTSYRSTFAEGAIGAPAHLHTRASELFYVIDGALQVLVGEEITVLEAGDFLLVPPHTPHAFAAAPGATADVLFVFTPGAGRFDYLRLLGRVMRGEADPQEIKDSSERFDNHYVDSPVWREALAARV; translated from the coding sequence ATGACGACGACCCAGAACGAAACGGGTAACAGCGGCGACTTCGCACCGGTCCTCATCCGCGCCGCCGCAGCCGAGACGACGCGCGACCCCAGCAGCGTGATGACCCTCCTCGCCGACTCCCGGGACACCGGCGGGCGGCTCACCAGCTACCGGTCGACGTTCGCCGAGGGCGCGATCGGCGCGCCCGCCCACCTGCACACCCGGGCGTCCGAGCTGTTCTACGTGATCGACGGAGCGCTCCAGGTGCTGGTGGGCGAGGAGATCACCGTGCTGGAGGCCGGCGACTTCCTGCTGGTGCCGCCCCACACCCCGCACGCCTTCGCCGCCGCGCCCGGTGCGACAGCCGACGTGCTGTTCGTCTTCACCCCGGGCGCGGGGCGCTTCGACTACCTGCGGCTGCTGGGCCGGGTGATGCGCGGCGAGGCCGACCCGCAGGAGATCAAGGACTCCTCGGAACGCTTCGACAACCACTATGTCGACAGCCCCGTGTGGCGCGAGGCGCTCGCGGCCAGGGTCTGA
- a CDS encoding ATP-grasp domain-containing protein has translation MVSRVRVWLNRTYAENVFFMDQLRRNPSDRAVEIHATHGDPDSPVLAAADTAELEPESLSPAGYVEYALDQVARRGIDVFVPRLHQAAIVAHRAEFEAAGTAVLAPPPEAVAVFHDKVIAYEAVQAIGVPVPPWYRVRSEDELVTAVEELEAGGHKACFKPASGAGGVGFRVITRTPFSLMHLSGFPSPYVPLDLVLEALRSAEEPVDWLVMPRLEQPEVSVDCLTGPDNRVRLAVGRTKNGRRRGFTLHEQWLEPARRIAEGFGLHYLSNIQFRMFGDRPVLMDVNTRPAGGLHQLSLCGVNAPWAAVQLALGEDPGKMAPPFLGQDYTVVSGPRPLRPVSLPQQRPEATDPLPAAPAPLSAEPVGSVGAAAQVLPL, from the coding sequence ATGGTCTCTCGCGTACGCGTCTGGCTCAACCGCACGTACGCGGAGAACGTGTTCTTCATGGATCAGCTGCGGAGAAATCCCAGCGACCGGGCCGTCGAGATCCACGCCACCCACGGCGACCCCGACTCGCCGGTGCTGGCCGCCGCCGACACCGCCGAACTGGAACCCGAGAGCCTGTCCCCCGCCGGGTACGTCGAGTACGCGCTGGACCAGGTCGCGCGGCGCGGCATCGACGTGTTCGTGCCCCGGCTGCACCAGGCGGCGATCGTGGCGCACCGCGCCGAGTTCGAGGCGGCCGGCACAGCGGTGCTGGCTCCGCCGCCCGAGGCTGTGGCCGTCTTCCACGACAAGGTGATCGCCTACGAGGCGGTCCAGGCGATCGGTGTGCCGGTGCCGCCGTGGTACCGGGTCCGCTCGGAGGACGAACTCGTCACCGCTGTCGAGGAGTTGGAGGCCGGCGGGCACAAGGCGTGCTTCAAGCCGGCGTCCGGGGCCGGCGGAGTGGGCTTCCGCGTGATCACGCGTACGCCCTTCTCCCTGATGCATCTGAGCGGGTTCCCGAGCCCGTACGTGCCGCTCGACCTGGTGCTGGAGGCGCTGCGGAGTGCCGAGGAGCCGGTCGACTGGCTGGTGATGCCGCGTCTGGAGCAGCCCGAGGTGTCGGTGGACTGCCTGACCGGCCCGGACAACCGGGTCCGGCTGGCGGTGGGCCGTACCAAGAACGGCCGCCGCCGCGGCTTCACCCTGCACGAGCAGTGGCTGGAGCCGGCCCGGCGGATCGCCGAGGGCTTCGGTCTGCACTATCTGTCCAACATCCAGTTCCGGATGTTCGGCGACCGGCCGGTCCTCATGGACGTCAACACCCGCCCGGCCGGCGGACTGCACCAGCTGTCCCTGTGCGGCGTCAACGCCCCGTGGGCCGCCGTGCAGCTGGCGCTCGGCGAGGACCCGGGCAAGATGGCCCCGCCGTTCCTGGGCCAGGACTACACGGTGGTGTCGGGGCCGCGTCCGCTGCGGCCGGTGTCGCTGCCGCAGCAGCGGCCGGAGGCGACGGATCCGCTGCCGGCGGCCCCCGCCCCCCTGTCGGCCGAGCCGGTCGGCTCCGTCGGGGCGGCGGCCCAGGTGCTGCCCCTGTAG